The Phycodurus eques isolate BA_2022a chromosome 17, UOR_Pequ_1.1, whole genome shotgun sequence nucleotide sequence tttttcttctcagttcAAGTACTACACGTTAATAAAAGAGGTAAACTCTTATTCCGAAATTTTTAAAACAGGTATTgtgtataataaaaaaaatatatatgtatatgtatatgtatatatatatatgtatatgtatatgtatatatatgtgtatatatatatatgtatatagccCAGTGTTACTGCCCACCCTAGAACTGTCACTGGCTTTTCATTTCACACTGAAACACTATTGACATTATTTCAGCATTAAAGGAACAACAGTTTATAAATTTTGCActtctagaaaaaaaacatatgatCGACCCCTTGCTCAAAAACAGGAGTTCACCTCCCTCTCGCTGGATGCGTCGCATAGTGGTCCCACTGTTCGTGAACGCGGCATGTCgcaccaacgaagaagaagcaAGCAGCCAACTGCAGAAGCATCAGGCCGTTGTGGTTTTTCGCAGCAGTGTCATGGCGGCGGTGCGAGGCTTAGGGGTATTGGTGAAATCGGACAGCGGCTCCGACCGCTCCGACTCCTCTGACTCCGAGTCCGACAGAGGTGCCCGCGAGGCCGAACCCATGGAGGTGGAGGAAGGGGAGCTGGAGGCGGAAGACATCTCCGTCAACCGGTCCTTGAAGGAGCTGCTGACGGTAGGTGTCCGCAGTTGGGCCTCACCAGACACGGCGCTGGCGTCTATTCTGCGTCCCGAGGAAATGTGCGGGTTAGCCGGCCTGCGTTAGCAACGACCTTCCCTCAGCCTGAGAAACAATTGGTGCCTGTTGTAAACATCAGTTTACTGCATTTACTGTGGGTTATTTGAGTCACGTTGGGACGCGGCTGGCAAAATAAAGTCACGCGTTTCTGTCACTTGTTGCCTATTAGCATCATCCTGTGGCGTTGCCTCCAAACTCCCTTCAGGAAAGTGCTCTTTCAACGTTCTTCGCATGTTTAAGAGCTCAAGCGCTTGGTTGTTCTTGACACTATTAGATTATTCCGTTGTGATGTCTAACACCCATTAATTCGGCTTATTCACAATTagtatatgtattattatttatcggGTTTTAAGGCTATTTCTGTGTCGTTGCTTCCCTTCGCTCGCGTGGGCTTTGGTCTAAACAGTTTTAATTTCTCCGCTACTTGCGGCGTTAGTGACATAGCGAATTTAAACGTTTGAGTTGAAGGGTTACTATTCGTACTGATTGAGTTTAGTGATTTGTGTGCGACGAGTGTTTACACTGGGATGAATTagggtttgtttttaaagttagAAGTCTTCCCAAGATCTTCCCTTAAATTCAGGCATCCACACATTTGTGGCATCATACAGTGGCACCAtggacaagtggttagcacatctgcctaaacCCAATTTATAACGTTCAGACTCGAGGCCAACAATcaattgattaatcaacaactaatcgattatcaattTAACTGAcagctattttgataatcgattaatcgtatAGAGACCttatttaacttaaaatgaacttaaatccttggaatttcaaCCTCTCAATGATAGCAACTCTGTTTCTGTAgttctccatgaaagcagactgatgtgcgtttactttggaaaacaatgatgcatgatgatgatggtaaACAATTTTGGCTATTTTCCTACATGCCCAAACAAGCAATTGAATCATAAtccatttgtttgtgcattttcaatttgaaataacaatttgttttgttttaacaaagggatgggaattaaaaaatttaatcagattcatcgattaatcccAAAAAATTtacagattaattgattattaaaatcattACTTGCAACCTGTGTTCAGACACTTAAAATCTAAAGTTTCGATTTACTGTTGCCCAAATTAAACAGTACCAGGAATTACAATGTACTGCTGTATTTGGTCACTCATTGATTTAGCTGGTTATTAAAATTTAAGCCTTGGCGGAGGCTTGTCCTTGTTTCTACTGCATTGTTTGAGTTCACTCTTCTGGCTCTTATTGATTGAAGATCAAGTTCCCATCCAGGTCAGACCCACGAGGTCGCATGTTTGTCACAAGTGGTGATTTGTTCTCTTCGCAGGATACCAGCAGGCGCTATGAGAACAAAGCTGGAGCCTTCATCACCGGGATTGATGTCAATTCAAaggttgggggggaaaaaaaagaagactgcTCCACATGGATGCACATTCTCTGCGGTTATACGTTGAGTGACGTGTTGATTGTGTTTCCACTAGGAGGCCATCGAGAGGAAAGAGAAGCGAGCGAGGCGTTTCCACTTCCACGGGGAGGTGAACGCCACTCAGCGCAACATTTTCCTGGATAAAGATGCTGTAAAGAAAGGTAAGAAGTCACGTAGACTGCAAAAAGTATAATCTAACCAATCTGAAATATCTCAAATTAAGGCAGAATATACTTGTTTGCCAAGATATTTCTTCTTTCTCATTATAATGgggtgtggctgtgttcagaattaaccacttagattcaaactcatgttgaatggaagtcagcacacacctgctaccAATTAAAGTTCCCAGTTAccaccaaataaagttcagatgttctagtagacatttcctgacatttttgtcgtCACATCTTAGAACTCAAGCCGTGGTCTGCAGAAAGCTTCCACAGTATCAAAGGTAGGAGTCAGGAGAAGGGTTACAAAAGCATATCCAAGGATATAAATGTACCATGGAGCACAGTGAggacagtcatcatcaagtggagagaATAGCAATATTTGGACGTTTCTCCAAAATCTATGAAAAGACTAGAAGAAAACTGGTACGGGAGGCTGCCAGGAGGCCGACGGCAACCTTGAAGGCTGTGCAGGAATTTCTAGCAAGTCCTGGCAGttgattacattacattacaatcACCCATCTTTTTCATATGCCTGTGCTATGGGGTAGGGTGGCAAGACGGAAGCCTTATCTTCCACAGAAGAAAATAATACACTTAAAGTTTCCCAAATGCATGTGGGGAAGTTTAACCTTTTTGATCATAATTCCCATaaggtatgtttggtgcaaacacaacagtgCTCATCACTTGAAGAACACCGTACCAAGAGTTGAAGAATGATTGTGGTGGctgcatcatgctttggggctgtttttcttggCTGGAAATGGGGATATAGTCGAGGTGGAGAGAATTatgttccaaataccagtcagtgttagtgTTAAACCTTCGGGTTTCTGCTAGAAAACAAAAACCATGTCAGCAAAAGCCTATTAGAACAGCTGATCTTATTTTGGGATTAataagaggcactttaaatggtggcacgtGTGCTGAATTCTGatcaacatgagtttgaatgtgattggttaattctgaacacagcgaCATCCTGTTATAAGAGGGTGggacacttgtgcaaccactatctcagttgtttattttaactttgctttgctaaaatatttatttttttcaaatgggtTGCACAGGTTAGAGGGCACAATggtgaaaaaagttttgaaattattgatcttggtctaattttgttacatcacaaaaatgagtttgtagCCTATTccttttttcattactttttttttttttttttggccatatAAGCGctatgaaaatggatggtgaaCTGCTGAGGTTAATGAATCTTTTTTATGTTGTAAATGCCTTCAGCCATCCCCAAAATTCGCATGGAGGCCGTCCACGTCACGGGCGTCGATGACATGAGCACCCAGGACGTCTTTGGGTACTTTAAGGAATATCCCCCCGCGCACATTGAGTGGATCGACGACACTTCCTGTGAGCATGCGATtaaccaaatatttacttggttgtgtaatcTCACACATGATGGGTGGGCAAGCACTCCAGAGACTAACTATTGGTATACAAGcaataaaaagtgcatttttcatAATATGAACCCTTTAAATTAATACCTGTTGGTTTCCCCAGGCAATGTGGTTTGGCTGGATGACAACACGGCCATCAGAGCATTCATCAACACCAGCCACATGCCTGAGCCTCACGCTGTCGATACGGGAAGTGTCCACCAGACGGGCAAGCCCAGCAAAAGTCAGTAGAGAAGCAAACGATTCCCCAACAGGGTCTGGACAAATGTCTTGACGGGAGGTTTGATCGCAGTTTGTCGGAGTCGAGGGTCGGACGATGATGTTGACGATGACGACGAAGAGGGTGAGGTGGATGAGGAGGTGAAGAAGAGCAGTGAGGAAAGCGCGAAAGACAGCGATGGGGAAGCGGAGCACACGGCGAAGGTGCAAGCTGCTCAGgtaactgtgttttttttttttttttacacgaatATTTACAGAAATTCTGACTTGACTATAGGGATGTAACGTATATCTATATCTCACGGTTCGGTTGTGTCACGGTCTTACGGTACGAAAATTATAGCAATATCGTGTGGAAGCTCACAGTATCGCGGGAAGACTCACGGTGGCGCATGCTGGAGATCCGAAAGACCTCTCTTTCTTGCCGGCCGATTGCTTCTTGAAGGGCTTTAGTAGTTTCcctgcaggtttttgtgaaagacTTCAAACCATATATTACTTTGCACGTCtatccaatgtttacattcatatacATTGAAAATACTATTAATGCTGCAACAGTAATCATGCTATGCTCAtaataacaaaactgtccattgaaATTCTGGTCACGAGTTTGACAgtgtcatcatttttatttatatagaaaTTTACATGGAATTGGGATAAAATGACCTGGGACCACAATCACCAAACTGACCTTCTGAGCCACAATATTCATTATGATCATAATTTGGCATATTCAAAGTTTAAAAGTGCTAAAAATTGTATCTGTCGAGGTGTATATTCTGACATTGTGACACATTTCCTTCTCctattacagtttttattttatttgttgcatGGTATATGAAATGTGATTATGTGAAGCAGTCATTTGAACTATGTACTATCAATATGCTGGAAGACCTTAAATTTGACCCTGgaaaagagaaaacatttgttctttatacaaataataaactaacaacaacatgatgaaatgtaaatgccccctttgcacaatggtcattgcaccggactattgcaatgagtcattcgaactgctttaagtgctagaggactctgcatctttttgcacaattgtcaaaaacaaaaatgtaccggcattaccagataactgacaaccctttactgctcagtgactgtttttattttatttttttgtcaatgtctttatgtctcaaaagtgttctctgtcaattgactgtctgttgtcgtactagagcggctccaactaccggaggcaaattccttgtgtgttttttggacatacttggcaaataaagatgattctgatactgaaatacattttaaaagatttatttgttgcattatacaaccccaattccaattaaataaaatcagaatacaatttgctgcaagtcatgttcaacctatatttaatggaatacactacaaagatatttaatgttcaaacagataaagttattgtttttagcaaataatcattaacttggaatttgatggctgcaacacgttccaaaaaagctgggacagggtcatgtttaccactgtgttacatcaccttttcttttaacaacattcaataactgTTTGAgcactgaggacactaattgttgaagctttgtaagtggaattatttcccattcttgcttgatgtacagcttcagctgttcaacagtccggggtctccgttgtcgcattttacgcttcataatgcgccacacattttcaatgggagacaggcctggactgcaggcaggccagtctagtacctgcactcttttactatgaagccacgctgttgtaacacctgcagaatgtggtttagcattgtcttgctgaaataagcaggggcgtccatgaaaaaggctttgcttggatggcagcatatgtttctccaaatgctgtatgtacctttcagcatcaatgctgccttcacagatgttacCCATCttcaagttacccatgccattggcactaacacagccccataccatcacagatgctggcttttgaactttgcgtccataacagtctggatggttcttttcctctttgtcccaAAGgaaacgacgtccacaatttccaaaaacaatttgaaatgtggactcgtcggaccacagaagacttttccacttcgcatcagtccattttagatgagctcaggctcAGAAAAGCCGgcagtgtttctgggtgttgttgataaatggcttttgctttgcatagtataatttaaagttgcacttacggatgtagcgttgaactgtattattattattcctacttaactggcattggttttctgaactgttcctgagcccatgtggagatattctttacacattgatgtcggtttttgacgcagtgccgcctgagggatcgaaggtcacgggcattcaatgttggttttcgtccttgccgcttacatgcagtaatttctccagattctctgaaccttttgatgatgttatggaccgtagatgatgaaatccctaaattccttgcaattgtacgttgaggaacattgtccttaaactgttcaactattttctcacgcacttgttcacaaagaggtgaacctcgccccatctttgcttgtgaatgactgagcaattcagggaagctccttttatacccaatcatggcatccacctgaAATAAGAACATTGATAGATAGGATATAAATTTTACATGAACATAAATAATAGATGCTAATAGATGTTTatcattaatatttttgttgatATGATCTCAGGGGGATGACCTGTCGCAGGCCGAGACACAATCTCTGCTGAGGAACGACCTGCGTCCTGCCATCAAACCCTTCAAAGGAAACCAGATCCTTCTGCGCTTTGCCACTGAAGGTCTCTCCTCGAGATGCATCTCTGTCCTACCACGTGAGAAAGAGCGGATGTCTGAACTAAACGagaatttttttatgttctaCTTCAGATGACAAAAAGGAGCTGGGTGCTTCCCGCCGCAGTCGTTACTACATGAAGTATGGAAACCCGAATTATGGCGGCATGAAGGGAATCCTCAGCAACTCCTGGTGGGTCCAAACACCTTGTCACCATTTAGAATTTCAGTCGGAATCGAGCCATGCCGctaatagtggaaaaaaacacaagtaattGACGCATGATAAGGACATGCGCTTCGGAGGGGATACGAACCTCCTGGTTGCAGGAATTACACTTACCCTCTGCACCACACTGGCCCACAAGATccagtaatattagtcttttttggcagaagataaagaatatatgactgagtATTGTTAgaatgtctgtctacatgttttgctgcaccgtttgttaACATATCCTTTGCCTAAACTATTGCCTAATCTATCAAATATTGTAAGTGATTTCACAAGTAGCCAACCGTGATTGGTGGGGGAACTTAATAGAGAGTTGTAATACCTATGGTGTGATTGtcagcttgtgtgtttttccccAGGAAGAGGAGGTTCCACAACCGACGGATCCAGCGAGACGTCATCAAGAGCAAGAAGCCTCTCATTGGCGACAGCATGGGACACACTCCACCGTACACACATCGACACTCtggtatttaaaagaaaaaaacaaaaaaaacttgcacagcaaacaaaacatttaagttGTGACTCATCCGTGTAAAGAAAACAACCAGGAAAGACACCACGACTGACAGACTTCTCTCCACCTCAGCCGACCTGGTCAACCTGCCTGAGGAGCCCatcaaggaggaggaagaggaggaggaagactaCGCCGATGAGGACATGGACTCAGACGACCGGGTGGTAGAGTTCAAAGACAAAGGAGACAAAGGTGCCCTGTCCTCTCGACCCCTGCCGGTGGGGCCCCGTAGCAGCCTGGAGCGGTCGCCGCCCCCCTGGTCCGAGTCAGATGAGATGGACTACGACCTGGAGCTGAAGATGATCTCCACGCCGTCCCCGAAGAAGAGCAAGAAGATGACGATGTACGCTGATGAGCTGGAGGGCCAGCTGAAGAGCATTAGGTCAGACCTGCATCATCACTATGTAGCTGTTATGCTTAGATGTTAGAGGTTGCCACAGTtgcctttaaataaataatctaaTTACGCCTTTAAAAGTAACATTGGAAcgttactgattacttgatttcaaaagtattataaggcgccccgtccattttggagaaaatttaagacttttaagtgcgccttatggtcgtgaaaatacggtaagttaGATTCCAAGTTAGGTCTGGAAGGAATCACCCATGCATTCCCTGTATAGTGAGATATCTTGATGGACACCAATAGTGGCACTTTAGTCTATGTGATGTGATGTCAGCCAGTGCTGATCCAGTGTCTTGTCCTGAGCAGAAACAGGGTGGGAGAGTCCGCATCACAAAGCAGGGCAAAGTCCCCGTCACCCAGCAAGGTGACCGACGTGCGGCAGCTGCTCGAGGAGAAGCGACAGGGGCTGTCCCAGCAACGACAGGAGCTGTCTCAGCACAGACAACAGCCCCCGGCGGTGAACAGCGGGAAGACAGGTAAGCCCCATAACTGGTTTACAATGTaaagcactggtgtcaaactcatggcccgggggccagatccggcccgttgcatcatttcatgtggcccgcgaaagcaaatcgtaTGCGTCAACTTCATCTCTtgctaaaatacaaaaactgcaGATTTAGATTTAGCAAGCAttcagtttagtttttttttttttaccaatccccctttaaaataaatttaaaaggtATTACTgaaaatttataaaatgttttagtttttaaatctAGTTATCCGTTAATTTGTTGTGACTATGCAATAATATTTGGGGATCATACATTTGTATGGGTTTATATTAAGGATGTTCAATACCACTTGTTTTCGGACTGATACCAGTTCAAGTACTCACTGATACCAATAcgactagtacttttgatatatACAATTGCAAttcacacaatgacagataattgtgaacaaagatctTTCATTCTGATCAACATAATCATTCACTGATGTGTCAAAAGGTCGCAGTGTAGTGCCAACTATTGCCCATTAGgactttttcaaatttttgtcagatttaaaaaaaaaatttttttttgccttaagtatctgTGGCTGGTATCGACAGCCTTCACAAGTACCTTGAAATGAGGCCGGTATCGGCCCAATGCCGACACCTGGTATCGGAACCCGCCCATCCCTAgttcagtcataacggccctccgaggtaaACCATACCTACGATGGGGCCCAccacaaaaattagtttgacacctctaGTGTAACGGGAACCagccctgccgcgaatagcaaaaatctgccaGTTATTGACGCTAATGTTTATAATTTCCGATAGATGCCGCAaggtggcggcaaagcactagaTTTGTCTAAAAGAaacccctcacttcaacatagtccTTTGGTACAAAGATGACACAAAATTAAGCCCcttaattcacttcaacatatctCATTGGCACAAAGATGTAGTCAAACCAAtgcttttatttctttgcaCAATAACAGTAAATAGGTGTTTTTGGAGGTTAGGTTAAAGAAAATACCGAACCAcaaatatgcgggggttcaATTTACAGCGTTTCTCCGCTATATCGTGGTTTATCATGCGCACCCActgctctatttttttttaagcgattttattttttaggcaTTTTTACAATATGCTTACTGTACTTTAATGTCTTTGTCcccaatgcacttttcagccatttattgttCGGCGAGAGAACAGTTAAATTCAGAATCAAACTCATGCAGAAGCTGCTGCCAGCCACAGCtctcacccagacactcaccGGCGTTAGTCGGCACCCCTACCCCACGCCCTGCCTctaaaaggcacatg carries:
- the ncbp3 gene encoding nuclear cap-binding protein subunit 3, which encodes MAAVRGLGVLVKSDSGSDRSDSSDSESDRGAREAEPMEVEEGELEAEDISVNRSLKELLTDTSRRYENKAGAFITGIDVNSKEAIERKEKRARRFHFHGEVNATQRNIFLDKDAVKKAIPKIRMEAVHVTGVDDMSTQDVFGYFKEYPPAHIEWIDDTSCNVVWLDDNTAIRAFINTSHMPEPHAVDTGSVHQTGKPSKICRSRGSDDDVDDDDEEGEVDEEVKKSSEESAKDSDGEAEHTAKVQAAQGDDLSQAETQSLLRNDLRPAIKPFKGNQILLRFATEDDKKELGASRRSRYYMKYGNPNYGGMKGILSNSWKRRFHNRRIQRDVIKSKKPLIGDSMGHTPPYTHRHSADLVNLPEEPIKEEEEEEEDYADEDMDSDDRVVEFKDKGDKGALSSRPLPVGPRSSLERSPPPWSESDEMDYDLELKMISTPSPKKSKKMTMYADELEGQLKSIRNRVGESASQSRAKSPSPSKVTDVRQLLEEKRQGLSQQRQELSQHRQQPPAVNSGKTDVRQRLGKRRYSPERRHSPSPISPRDSPHPTREPISDVHRRLGVVSRDRGGSSKSSKDRKTSSLWSRLGDKEEKTGEREPSSGSSGLFSSSRRSRRRRGKREEEGREEEGEEEDDSTLQKVWGAMIKKKQERLSHKLKKSRLDNLPSLQIEISRDSSEDSDA